GTGGACCTGTTTACTCCATACGTATCATCAATGATGCTTCAAACCCCGGTGAATCCTGCCCTGAAACGCCGGGCACGATTGGCTGGATCATGTATGCTCTCTTGGCCTGGAtaccttcctcttcaagaCTTGGTTTCGACTGATTCTGTCACATGTACCGGGTACCAGGTCGTTTTCTTGATATGACACTCTCACGATTTTCATGTTGACTTTCCAGAAGCAACGCGTATCAAGCCGAGAAATGCGCGCTAACAGAGTTGGCCAGCTAGGCAGCAAGCAGCCCCACCCCACACAACCAACCATTGCTAACCATGATCTGTCAAGCCTCACAAAACAACACTTCACTTGCCCGAACAAGGCTCTTCCAGCTTGTCGAGTAGCTCATCATGAGTCTCATTGCTGCCCGCACTCGGGCTCAAAGAAAGCAGCTCGCCGGCAGCGCAAGCGGCACAGAAATCCATCTCGCTGGTGAGACAGAAACACCAGCCCCACCACTGCCATCCCAACCCGCAGCAAAGCCCAACATCAcagccctccccaccaaaccaccaatCAGCCTGACGCGTCTACCACGCGAcgaccacaacctcctcctcaaaaagcAACACTTTCTCCAAAAATACGCGATCACCGTCCCCAGAACCCTCAAGCGGAATGCGCCCCACGCCGTCTCAGCAACACTCGTCTTTGCCCAGCAAGAGGCCGGCACAGCCGTGTGTATTCACCCCTCGGGCCTCCTACTAACATGTGCACACTGCGTAGCGGGGGACGAGACTGAGTTGGATCTGGAAAAGGTCCACTGGCTTCTCTTCGCGTCTGGCAGGGCTGTGTCTGCCAAGTGTCTGGCGTGGGATTCGCAGAGGGACCTTGCGCTGTTGCAGGTCACCGCGGCTTCAGCAACAGTGCCTGGGGATCTCCCAGAAGGCGTTTCTTTCCCATCAGTGACACTAGCAGATGGGGCACCCCAGCTCGGGGCAGGCTTGGTCTGTATTGGCCACCCTGGCAGTGAAGACCTCGAAGCCAGTGAGGCGGGAGTATCGACGGGGTATGATGTGCTGCATCTTAGCAGCGGGTCATTCTGCGGGTATGCCGAGGGACAGGATGTGCAGGACAACTCTGAGATTGGGGCGTTGCAGCATGATTGTTGGACGTATTGGGGCCACAGCGGCGCTCCGTTGTTGGACGCCAGGACGGGGAAGCTTGTTGGGATGCACTCTTCTTGGGATGATGAGACTGgtatgaggaggggggttgcgcTGGAGGCGATCAAGATGTTTTTGAAGGCACGTGTTTGAAGACGGTTTGTCCGTGATAGATCATGTCGTTTATATCATTCACAGTTTCTACGagcttccccccccctcgtcaAGGTTCATGTTGTGTTCCCAAAGAAAGTTGTCCAGGGATGCTGCTTGCAGGAGGTCAAATTCAGTGTTAAGCAAGTCGAGGCTGTCCTCAAATGGCGCTGTCGTTGTTCTTTCATGCCTCGATATCCCTTCCGAGAAACGACTAGTCTGGTCTGCAGTTGAATCGTCGATGCTGAACAGATCACCATCGCGATCGTAGTGAAGAAGAGATGTTGGCTCCTCTATGTAGACAGGTGCGTTGTTGGCCTGAATCAGCGGCGTACTGTCAGATTGGACCATAATGTTGTCTGATGTGTTTGGAACCACGCCCGTATAGTCCGGTAAGTTTGACCATAGAACACTTGACTCAATCGCGGCGGTGGTAATAGGATCAAGTGAGTGATAACTCTGAACGGCTTCTATGTGGTTAGAAGTGGTGAAAGAAGCCTCAGGCGCAGTCTGTTGATCCTGCTGCGTGGTTGTGTCGGCCGTCAGGTCCATCAAGGCCGAAGTGCTGTATTCCTGCGTATCCGTACTGCTTAGTGGTGCCCACGCAAGGTCAGGCTCAGAGACAGTTTGAAGAAGCTGTGGGTTCTCCTGTAAGGGCGAAGGCGCAGCGGTGCGCTGAGTGTGTCCTCTTGGAGAAGCCCAACGGTCATAGATTCTGGCGACGAATGTTTGAAGGAGTTGTCTTTCTTGCATCACCCCCAGATGGAATCCGAGACTCTCTCCTGTCTCTCGAATAATGTCTGAACCTCGCTGGTTGAAAAATTCCAGAAACGAGCTGAGGTCCTCTGATATCGGTGTTTCTGGAAAAACAATGTCCCAGATTGTATACCACTGGCTCTCAAGGGAGAGCTTTGGGTTTGCTCTATTTTCCCTGAGCGCCTTCTGCTGTAGCTCAGATAGCCACTTGGCCTGAAAGACAACCTTGTCGCATGGTTGATCCCGTTTATAGTGTAGGTCCAATTCCCCGGCATTTTCAAACTCCGCGCCACACCGAACACAGTAACTTCTGCAATGGCTTCTCCTCAAATGTTGTTTGACGTCCCGAATTCTCTTTAGCTTGTACCGAAAACATTCTTTCCAATGACTGGAATCCTCTTTCCAGAAAGGACACGCCAGCAAACGGCTCGGCGAATCTGCATCTGATGGTGTCGGTTTGGGGCGAGGACCACATCTACGCCGCTCTTCCGGGTTTTCATCGCCAGAATCATCGTCGAGCTCTGAGTGTAGCCGTTTTCTTGATGACCCTGTTGCGCCACTTCGTTGCTTCTGGCTTTCATCTCGTTTGTCCGGCTCCGCCCCTGCACTAGACCCTGACTCACTTGCAGAGTTTTGGTattctcttttccacccctCATAACCCCGCTCAAGAGCGGCCAAAAATACACTATTGGTGTTTGTCTCCAACAGCTGAGTCCACATCTGAGAGGGTGGAAGGATATCCCAGGGATCGTAGGTCTCAAGGGGATCTGAATCATCTTCCCACTCCGAGTTTCCTATGTCCTCGTGGTCGGTCAACGGAGTCGTTGTCGAGCTGCCTCTAGATATTGGCGAAGGGAACCCACTTGACGAAGGATAAGATGGAGTGCGTGGGCTAAACGTCTTATATGTGGCTGTTGAAGCTGATGGGGAGACATTTTCAGAAGCCGAGGTTGATTCGGGTGACTCGCTCATATACTGGGCCAAAGCTTGTGTA
This window of the Podospora pseudoanserina strain CBS 124.78 chromosome 3, whole genome shotgun sequence genome carries:
- a CDS encoding hypothetical protein (EggNog:ENOG503P3IQ; COG:S), with protein sequence MSLIAARTRAQRKQLAGSASGTEIHLAGETETPAPPLPSQPAAKPNITALPTKPPISLTRLPRDDHNLLLKKQHFLQKYAITVPRTLKRNAPHAVSATLVFAQQEAGTAVCIHPSGLLLTCAHCVAGDETELDLEKVHWLLFASGRAVSAKCLAWDSQRDLALLQVTAASATVPGDLPEGVSFPSVTLADGAPQLGAGLVCIGHPGSEDLEASEAGVSTGYDVLHLSSGSFCGYAEGQDVQDNSEIGALQHDCWTYWGHSGAPLLDARTGKLVGMHSSWDDETGMRRGVALEAIKMFLKARV
- a CDS encoding hypothetical protein (EggNog:ENOG503Q161); its protein translation is MMVPTVALVCMEVSCQHVLCVHCPVEKCWVRGCREPEPYDAKFNSQLPSESHGTQALAQYMSESPESTSASENVSPSASTATYKTFSPRTPSYPSSSGFPSPISRGSSTTTPLTDHEDIGNSEWEDDSDPLETYDPWDILPPSQMWTQLLETNTNSVFLAALERGYEGWKREYQNSASESGSSAGAEPDKRDESQKQRSGATGSSRKRLHSELDDDSGDENPEERRRCGPRPKPTPSDADSPSRLLACPFWKEDSSHWKECFRYKLKRIRDVKQHLRRSHCRSYCVRCGAEFENAGELDLHYKRDQPCDKVVFQAKWLSELQQKALRENRANPKLSLESQWYTIWDIVFPETPISEDLSSFLEFFNQRGSDIIRETGESLGFHLGVMQERQLLQTFVARIYDRWASPRGHTQRTAAPSPLQENPQLLQTVSEPDLAWAPLSSTDTQEYSTSALMDLTADTTTQQDQQTAPEASFTTSNHIEAVQSYHSLDPITTAAIESSVLWSNLPDYTGVVPNTSDNIMVQSDSTPLIQANNAPVYIEEPTSLLHYDRDGDLFSIDDSTADQTSRFSEGISRHERTTTAPFEDSLDLLNTEFDLLQAASLDNFLWEHNMNLDEGGGSS